Proteins from a genomic interval of Nodularia sp. LEGE 06071:
- a CDS encoding glutathione S-transferase family protein has translation MTTAPLSWQELETLTDYQIDTVNGITNARARLRLFGQPESDVRVTLYRDNHAWCPYCQKVWLWLEEKQIPYRIEKVTMFCYGEKESWYKRKVPSGMLPAIELDGRIIKESDDILIALEKVFAPLNQGMEDRSVLTLRQLERLLFRAWCMWLCSKAASSQQEQRHREQFITVVAKVEEALGSTSSPYFLDSFGIVDVIFTPYLERMNASLYYYKGYSLREENPRLSAWFAAMESRPTYCGTQSDFHTHAHDLPPQMGGCWENGEPQMLLNKARVDNGPWFGLPDVSYPEPENSRMEALQRTIKHRINIIRVNPLDDNLFDQALRCALTQMMTGEDCVPPSGSDVALRYLRDRINVPRDMSIYAAKRLRESLEKTAALAGNGQPDPIPTQHRRDQDPSNFVIQ, from the coding sequence ATGACTACCGCACCCTTAAGCTGGCAAGAACTAGAAACCCTCACGGACTATCAAATAGATACTGTTAATGGTATCACCAACGCTAGAGCCAGGTTACGCTTGTTTGGTCAGCCCGAATCCGATGTGCGGGTAACGCTGTACCGTGATAACCACGCCTGGTGTCCTTACTGTCAAAAAGTTTGGTTATGGCTAGAGGAAAAACAGATCCCCTACCGTATTGAAAAAGTGACAATGTTCTGCTATGGGGAAAAAGAAAGTTGGTACAAACGTAAGGTTCCATCAGGAATGCTCCCGGCGATTGAGCTAGATGGACGGATTATTAAGGAAAGCGATGATATTTTGATCGCTTTGGAAAAAGTTTTTGCTCCATTGAACCAAGGGATGGAAGACCGCAGCGTGCTGACTCTACGTCAATTAGAACGACTTTTATTTAGAGCTTGGTGTATGTGGCTGTGTTCTAAAGCTGCTTCCTCTCAACAAGAACAACGCCACCGAGAACAATTTATCACAGTGGTGGCTAAGGTCGAGGAGGCTTTGGGTAGCACCTCAAGCCCTTACTTTCTGGATAGCTTCGGTATTGTTGATGTGATTTTTACGCCATATCTGGAACGGATGAATGCGAGCCTTTACTACTACAAAGGCTACTCCCTGCGAGAGGAAAACCCTCGCTTAAGCGCATGGTTTGCGGCAATGGAAAGCCGACCTACTTACTGCGGTACTCAGAGCGATTTTCACACCCACGCACATGATTTACCGCCCCAGATGGGGGGCTGTTGGGAAAACGGCGAACCCCAGATGCTTCTCAATAAAGCGCGGGTGGATAACGGTCCCTGGTTTGGACTACCAGATGTTTCTTATCCAGAACCGGAAAACTCCCGCATGGAAGCTCTTCAACGAACTATCAAACACCGCATCAATATTATCCGAGTCAACCCCTTAGATGATAATTTGTTTGATCAAGCGCTACGTTGTGCTTTAACTCAGATGATGACTGGTGAAGACTGTGTACCTCCATCGGGATCTGATGTTGCTCTACGATATTTGCGCGATCGCATTAATGTACCACGAGATATGTCCATCTACGCAGCCAAGCGATTGAGGGAATCCCTGGAGAAAACCGCAGCCCTTGCAGGTAATGGGCAGCCAGACCCTATTCCCACTCAGCATCGACGAGATCAAGACCCGTCTAACTTTGTCATCCAGTAG